In the Mya arenaria isolate MELC-2E11 chromosome 11, ASM2691426v1 genome, one interval contains:
- the LOC128209679 gene encoding uncharacterized protein LOC128209679, translating to MALSFVITRTSTQKNRGPCYAAYIDEMDPKPDTQFAEQGQMPTPAGEPEIKQQWRFTDTKVPSNLANSTNVQKMCQGTDIFWMEKSADTGLEKRATYVLVYIGSLYYRVTYYGVAGILEARYFNVYNSNGQFLFVYYERWFTAY from the exons AT GGCCTTGTCTTTCGTCATTACGCGGACATCAACACAAAAAAATCGCGGGCCTTGCTACGCCGCGTACATTGACGAGATGGACCCCAAACCGGACACACAGTTTGCCGAGCAAGGCCAG ATGCCAACACCCGCGGGAGAGCCGGAAATTAAGCAGCAATGGCGGTTCACAGATACAAAAGTACCATCCAACTTGGCCAACTCAACCAACGTTCAGAAGATGTGCCAGGGTACAGACATCTTCTGGATGGAAA AGTCGGCGGATACTGGATTAGAGAAGAGAGCAACCTACGTCCTTGTTTACATCGGGTCTTTGTACTATAGGGTCACGTATTATGGCGTCGCCGGAATACTGGAGGCACGATATTTCAATGTCTACAACTCTAACGGACAATTTCTTTTCGTCTATTATGAACGCTGGTTCACCGCATACTAG
- the LOC128208419 gene encoding cell death abnormality protein 1-like, with product MEYFYFLLLVSGIQSELQGYCQPCECCRTERCISLDNGDKYCMDGCRDGFIGRDCASRCALKNCARCLYNNTCEQCFDGYMYSHQGDCEKSCPLCKTCTWPTGFCDSCEPGYYPRYESCEKDNSDSEGCLVFGDYGRCDKCKQGLWGVKCSSKCSPGCVDGICDMNGYCKCVETYLGTRCDLSCNIGCKDGICNDRGQCKCSTGFWGETCEYQCSEGCLDECAPDGSCKCKSHVFGERCIYNCTTLCTNGQCNDNQNCVCTKGFWGTFCTKECSVGCQNSICDLHGKCECRQHFWGQSCDKECYFGCENSFCSSKDGTCICKRDYYGEKCEQQCEIGCVRDTCSKNGSCQCKLGYWGKQCSFICSLNCLTPSCDKDTGYCQCKLGFWGESCHSVCNTNCIDNTCRVDGTCLCKAGSYGKYCNMACSSGCTNSICDIDGNCDCKMNYSGRRCEKHSSGLKVVSNICKQGFQV from the exons atggaatacttttatttccttttactCGTTAGTGGAATTCAGTCAG AATTGCAGGGATATTGTCAACCATGTGAATGCTGTAGAACGGAGCGATGCATTTCTTTGGACAATGGTGACAAATACTGCATGGACGGTTGCAGAGATGGTTTTATTGGAAGGGACTGTGCTAGCAGATGTGCCTTAAAAAACTGTGCCAGATGTTTATATAACAACACATGCGAGCAGTGTTTTGACGGCTACATGTACTCTCACCAAGGGGATTGCGAAAAGAGTTGTCCGCTTTGTAAAACCTGTACATGGCCAACTGGGTTTTGTGACAGCTGTGAGCCGGGTTATTATCCACGATATGAAAGTTGTGAAAaagacaacagtgacagtgaaGGTTGTTTAGTGTTTGGTGACTATGGTAGATGtgataaatgtaaacaaggCCTTTGGGGCGTTAAATGTTCTTCCAAATGTTCACCTGGATGTGTCGATGGAATATGCGATATGAACGGATACTGCAAGTGCGTTGAAACTTATTTGGGAACACGGTGTGATTTGTCATGCAATATTGGTTGTAAAGATGGAATATGTAACGATCGTGGACAATGTAAATGCTCTACCGGTTTCTGGGGAGAGACTTGTGAATACCAATGCTCTGAAGGATGTTTAGATGAATGTGCACCGGACGGAAGTTGTAAATGTAAAAGCCATGTTTTCGGTGAGCGTTGCATTTACAACTGTACAACTCTTTGCACTAATGGACAATGCAATGACAATCAAAATTGCGTTTGTACGAAGGGCTTTTGGGGTACCTTTTGTACAAAAGAATGTTCGGTTGGTTGTCAAAACAGCATATGCGATCTTCATGGTAAATGTGAATGTAGACAGCATTTCTGGGGACAATCGTGCGATAAAGAATGTTATTTTGGGTGTGAGAACAGCTTTTGTAGTTCGAAAGACGGCACATGCATATGCAAACGTGATTATTATGGGGAAAAATGTGAACAACAGTGCGAAATCGGATGTGTTCGGGATACTTGTAGTAAAAATGGCAGTTGCCAATGCAAATTGGGCTATTGGGGCAAACAGtgttcatttatttgttcacttAACTGTTTAACTCCATCATGTGACAAAGATACCGGCTATTGTCAATGTAAGCTTGGATTCTGGGGAGAGTCATGCCACTCAGTATGCAATACAAACTGTATCGATAACACTTGTCGGGTTGATGGGACGTGTTTATGCAAAGCGGGAAGTTACGGAAAATACTGTAATATGGCCTGCTCAAGTGGCTGCACAAACAGTATATGCGATATAGATGGAAATTGTGATTGCAAAATGAATTACAGCGGCAGAAGATGTGAAAAACATTCATCAGGATTAAAAGTAGTATCAAACATATGCAAACAAGG GTTCCAGGTGTGA
- the LOC128207273 gene encoding uncharacterized protein LOC128207273 isoform X3: MTFLENGGKDLPHSTSVSLLVTFGIVNCILLCVIVFIVVIERRTGESVIKLLYTRWTRRLGRSDQHQATMTEMNARTGNAKHPVYEDLQKTEAEGNYSSIASAARYASDSDNTVSESSRHIYQNTVPLDTIA; this comes from the exons ATGACTTTTCTGGAGAACGGAGGAAAAG ATTTGCCACACAGTACCTCCGTCAGTTTACTTGTGACTTTCGGCATCGTCAACTGTATTCTACTTTGTGTTATCGTATTCATAGTTGTGATAGAAAG GAGGACAGGCGAGTCTGTGATAAAACTCCTGTATACACGTTGGACCAGAAGGCTTGGAAGGTCAGACCAAC ATCAAGCAACAATGACTGAAATGAACGCACGTACCGGAAATGCCAAACACCCTGTGTACGAAGATTTGCAGAAGACGGAAGCGGAAGGAAACTACTCGTCTATCGCCTCGGCAGCAAGATATGCTAGTGATTCTGACAATACAGTCAGCGAGAGCAGTCGACATATCTATCAGAATACAGTTCCTTTAGACACAATTGCGTGA